A part of Candidatus Electrothrix aestuarii genomic DNA contains:
- a CDS encoding ABC transporter substrate-binding protein — MQIFRRVLVVLLFLTLLPLTQQVSAATPDPTEQLKPVVDKVVSLLKDAEFRKKPVVEQSDVIVKIVAERFDFREMSKRVMGKQWRTLNPEQKDQFVALFTKLLQYVYINQVDGYLDKKIEFTDQRIRRDRAEVKTLLVGADKRIPVSYIMLLEKDNWMAYDIVVEGVSLIRNYMEQISTVLRDEKFPGLIKMLENKITKLEAGEKEE, encoded by the coding sequence ATGCAGATCTTTCGACGTGTTCTTGTTGTTTTGTTGTTCCTTACTCTCCTGCCTTTGACGCAACAGGTCAGCGCCGCAACGCCGGACCCCACGGAGCAGCTGAAGCCGGTTGTTGATAAGGTTGTCAGCTTATTAAAGGATGCAGAGTTTCGCAAAAAGCCAGTTGTCGAACAATCCGATGTCATTGTGAAAATTGTTGCGGAGCGTTTTGATTTTCGTGAAATGTCCAAGAGAGTTATGGGCAAACAATGGCGTACACTGAATCCTGAGCAAAAGGATCAGTTTGTTGCTTTGTTTACAAAACTTCTCCAGTACGTCTATATCAACCAGGTTGATGGCTATTTAGATAAAAAAATTGAATTTACAGACCAGCGTATTAGGCGGGACAGGGCTGAAGTAAAAACCCTGCTTGTTGGTGCAGATAAAAGAATTCCTGTCTCCTATATTATGCTGCTGGAAAAAGATAACTGGATGGCCTATGATATTGTTGTTGAGGGAGTTAGCCTGATTCGCAATTATATGGAGCAGATCAGCACGGTCCTTCGCGATGAGAAGTTTCCCGGCTTGATTAAGATGCTGGAAAATAAGATTACCAAGCTGGAGGCAGGTGAAAAGGAGGAGTAA
- a CDS encoding ABC transporter permease, with protein sequence MTLWAKPLFYLGDNVLYILADLGRMGIFLVAALAGLFKRPFRGKELLKQLHFIGVGSITVVFFTALSSGMVLGLQGVYTLQKFGADGMLGSGVALTLIMELGPILTALMVAGRAGSAMCAEIGIMRISEQIDALECMAIDPFRYLITPKFLAAIISVPLLTAMFDVVGIYGGYLTGVKLLGVSSGSFFHGMMNSVTNHDIQLGLIKSFVFAFLVVWISTGRGYFVLQIRGAGFGAESVSKVTTQAVVLSSISVLIFDYLLTAVLL encoded by the coding sequence ATGACATTATGGGCAAAGCCCCTTTTTTATCTCGGCGATAATGTACTATATATTCTGGCCGATTTAGGACGGATGGGGATTTTCCTCGTTGCAGCCTTAGCTGGCTTGTTTAAACGTCCTTTTCGCGGTAAAGAACTTCTTAAACAACTACATTTTATTGGTGTGGGCTCGATAACGGTGGTGTTTTTTACCGCCTTGTCTTCAGGTATGGTGCTTGGATTACAGGGGGTGTACACTCTGCAAAAGTTCGGGGCAGACGGCATGCTCGGCTCAGGTGTTGCCCTGACACTCATCATGGAACTCGGACCTATACTGACAGCCCTCATGGTTGCTGGTAGGGCAGGGTCTGCCATGTGCGCAGAAATTGGCATTATGCGGATCAGTGAACAGATTGATGCCCTGGAATGCATGGCTATAGATCCCTTTCGCTATCTCATCACCCCGAAGTTTTTGGCGGCGATTATTTCTGTGCCCCTGCTCACGGCAATGTTTGATGTTGTGGGTATCTACGGTGGATATCTTACCGGAGTAAAATTACTCGGTGTGAGTTCTGGTTCTTTTTTTCACGGTATGATGAATAGTGTGACCAATCACGATATCCAGCTCGGCCTGATTAAGTCCTTTGTCTTCGCCTTTTTGGTGGTTTGGATCAGCACGGGGCGCGGTTATTTTGTCTTGCAGATTCGAGGGGCAGGTTTTGGCGCGGAAAGTGTCAGTAAGGTAACCACACAGGCCGTGGTTCTGTCTTCCATTTCTGTCTTGATTTTTGATTACCTGCTCACAGCAGTATTGCTTTAA
- a CDS encoding outer membrane lipoprotein-sorting protein, whose protein sequence is MMRFIGHYAQVLLAVTLLTLILFGKVLFATTEPELGVDQVIKKVEDNLNGKTAVMEMTMVVKTKRAERTMKMKSWSEGNKKSFIKILYPGKDKGITFLKLDNAMWQYVPRIEKTIKIPASMMLQSWMGSDFSNDDLVRESSISEDYTKKLLEETESEYRVELLPKPDAPVVWGKIIFAVSRQYFLPSTVQYFDEDGNPIRTMEYTDVQQLEDGRFYPTSWTVIPQEPEKAGHETVVKITETVFDKEVDPAYFTKRALKRFSK, encoded by the coding sequence ATGATGCGTTTCATCGGGCACTATGCTCAGGTTCTCCTTGCTGTTACCCTTCTTACCCTTATCCTATTCGGCAAGGTGCTTTTTGCAACTACAGAGCCTGAGCTGGGCGTGGACCAGGTTATCAAAAAGGTTGAAGATAACCTCAATGGAAAAACCGCTGTTATGGAAATGACTATGGTGGTCAAGACCAAGCGAGCCGAGCGTACCATGAAGATGAAGAGCTGGTCTGAGGGGAATAAGAAATCTTTTATTAAAATCTTATACCCAGGCAAGGATAAGGGCATCACCTTTCTAAAACTCGATAATGCCATGTGGCAATATGTACCCCGTATCGAGAAGACTATCAAAATTCCCGCCTCAATGATGCTGCAAAGCTGGATGGGCAGTGACTTCAGCAATGATGATCTGGTCAGAGAGAGTTCGATCAGCGAGGATTACACCAAAAAGCTTCTTGAAGAAACAGAGAGCGAGTACCGGGTTGAGTTATTGCCCAAGCCGGATGCGCCTGTCGTGTGGGGAAAGATTATCTTTGCGGTCTCTAGGCAGTATTTCCTTCCCTCCACGGTGCAGTATTTTGATGAGGACGGAAACCCGATCCGGACGATGGAATATACAGATGTGCAGCAGCTCGAAGATGGTCGCTTTTATCCAACTTCCTGGACAGTGATTCCCCAAGAGCCGGAAAAGGCAGGGCACGAAACCGTGGTGAAGATCACCGAGACTGTTTTTGATAAAGAGGTGGATCCTGCCTATTTCACCAAAAGAGCACTGAAGCGTTTCAGTAAGTAG
- a CDS encoding VacJ family lipoprotein, which produces MRRIFHAVLVSLCLLGNCSLLYAADGEVDFLDDAFYEEAPEENAVRDPFEGINRVVFTFNDYAFIWVLNPLANGYSKLLPSDIRGAIANVFYNLQEPMRFINSLLQVRFSDAGTLLTRFTVNTIGGVGGLGDPASELGFEKTEATFCQTLDNWGVPDGIFLMVPVMGPTTLRDISGRVVDRFSLSPIYYNWAAGWEESVGIYMGKEVNNLSLHLGEYEAMKKMSFDPYIAVRDGFYQLRRQRWQNSMSSSDAVVEPLE; this is translated from the coding sequence ATGAGAAGGATATTTCATGCAGTCCTTGTCAGCTTGTGTCTTTTGGGAAATTGCAGCCTGCTCTATGCAGCAGATGGCGAGGTTGATTTTCTTGATGACGCATTCTACGAAGAGGCACCTGAGGAAAATGCGGTCAGAGATCCTTTTGAGGGAATAAATAGGGTTGTTTTCACCTTTAATGATTACGCATTTATTTGGGTTCTGAACCCACTTGCAAACGGTTACAGCAAGCTGTTGCCTTCAGATATCCGGGGAGCTATTGCAAATGTTTTTTATAATTTGCAGGAGCCTATGCGCTTTATTAATAGCCTTTTGCAGGTACGTTTTTCCGATGCTGGCACTCTGTTGACCCGTTTTACCGTGAATACTATCGGTGGGGTTGGTGGCCTTGGAGATCCGGCGAGCGAGCTGGGATTCGAGAAGACAGAGGCTACCTTTTGTCAAACCTTGGATAATTGGGGCGTTCCGGACGGAATTTTTCTCATGGTGCCTGTCATGGGACCAACGACCTTGCGCGATATTTCCGGCAGAGTAGTGGACCGTTTTTCTCTTAGCCCCATTTATTATAATTGGGCTGCAGGCTGGGAGGAATCAGTTGGCATTTATATGGGTAAAGAAGTTAATAATCTCTCTCTCCACCTGGGAGAGTATGAAGCGATGAAAAAGATGAGTTTTGATCCCTATATAGCTGTCCGTGACGGCTTTTATCAGCTTCGTCGGCAACGTTGGCAGAATTCTATGTCCTCCAGCGATGCAGTAGTAGAGCCGCTGGAATAG
- a CDS encoding ATP-binding cassette domain-containing protein: MVSETEQESMDVNTASATQQQGTENAPAVEFIDVVKYFGEWGQRHRVLHGVSYSVPKGKTTVIAGGSGQGKSVTLKLVLGLLKPDSGRILVDGQDVTRLGRKKLRDLRMKFGVLFQGAALFDSLSVFENIALPLRERTRLSEKEIEERVFATLKSLELFGHEKKFPAQLSGGMQKRVGLARALQLDPEIVLFDEPTTGLDPVMTQEIYDLFRKTQERLGYTAIIVSHDIPKVFDLADQIVLLNKGEVDIFTEVSQIKDSEKPHIREFAEMTLGDLFEEKCK, from the coding sequence ATGGTCAGTGAAACAGAGCAAGAGAGCATGGATGTGAATACTGCATCAGCGACGCAGCAGCAAGGGACAGAAAATGCTCCTGCTGTTGAGTTTATTGATGTTGTTAAATATTTTGGGGAATGGGGGCAGCGACATAGGGTGCTGCATGGCGTAAGTTACTCTGTCCCTAAGGGGAAAACTACGGTTATAGCTGGTGGCAGCGGGCAGGGCAAGAGCGTGACCCTCAAACTGGTACTCGGCTTACTCAAGCCGGATAGCGGTCGAATCTTGGTGGATGGGCAGGATGTTACCCGACTGGGCAGGAAAAAACTCCGGGATCTGCGCATGAAATTCGGCGTGCTCTTTCAAGGGGCGGCCTTATTTGATTCTCTTTCCGTGTTTGAGAATATTGCCCTGCCGCTTCGAGAACGAACTCGCTTGTCAGAAAAGGAGATTGAGGAGCGGGTTTTTGCCACCTTGAAGAGTCTGGAGCTCTTTGGCCACGAGAAAAAATTTCCAGCCCAACTCAGTGGCGGTATGCAAAAGCGAGTTGGCTTGGCCCGAGCTTTGCAGCTTGATCCGGAGATTGTCCTTTTTGATGAGCCGACAACCGGCCTTGATCCGGTCATGACCCAGGAAATCTATGATTTGTTTCGGAAGACCCAGGAACGCTTAGGGTATACCGCGATTATTGTCAGCCATGATATTCCTAAGGTCTTTGATTTGGCAGACCAGATAGTGCTCCTGAATAAAGGAGAGGTTGATATCTTTACGGAGGTGTCCCAGATCAAGGATTCGGAAAAGCCACATATCCGGGAGTTTGCAGAGATGACTCTTGGTGATTTGTTCGAAGAAAAATGCAAATAG
- the mlaD gene encoding outer membrane lipid asymmetry maintenance protein MlaD has translation MNNSRVEIVVGLFLVVGFVAFSWLALQLGEVSLLDKGTTYTLYAEFENISGVKTGAEVQIAGVTIGSVTELRLSKDDLAVATLKLDKDIHLAKDSMASVKSQGIIGDKIIQITPGGDEEMYKAGDVIVDTESSVDLESLISKFAFGGVK, from the coding sequence GTGAATAATTCTCGTGTGGAAATAGTCGTTGGCCTCTTTCTTGTTGTCGGCTTTGTTGCCTTTAGTTGGCTTGCCCTCCAGCTTGGTGAAGTATCCTTACTGGATAAAGGGACCACCTATACGCTGTATGCGGAATTTGAAAATATTTCAGGGGTGAAAACCGGAGCTGAGGTACAGATAGCTGGGGTAACCATTGGTTCTGTGACAGAGCTACGTCTCAGCAAAGACGATCTGGCCGTAGCTACCTTAAAATTGGATAAGGATATCCACTTGGCAAAAGACTCTATGGCCTCGGTGAAATCGCAAGGCATTATCGGTGATAAAATTATCCAGATCACGCCTGGCGGTGACGAGGAAATGTATAAGGCCGGTGATGTTATCGTGGATACCGAGTCTTCTGTTGACCTGGAGTCATTGATTTCTAAATTTGCCTTTGGCGGAGTTAAATAA